From the genome of Bordetella sp. H567, one region includes:
- a CDS encoding phospholipase D-like domain-containing protein, with protein sequence MKPLWRAFALAVFTCALAACATVPDTSAGTMPRSQIRTATDSGWQSYQRSQDVIKKLDAAGTPSSPVVPDSGDIDPTTAGFLQRHLQVEDAISGSPMEAGNRVDLLTDGPTTYHAMLQAIRGARQYIHMESYIFDDDEAGRTFADALIAKRSQGVPVALMVDGVGTLNTPKAFFDRMRDAGVQVVIFNPVNPAKARAGWSPNNRDHRKLLVVDGKTGFLGGVNISSVYESSASSGASSSILRGSSTDQGKPPDPKEAPWRDTQIRVQGPAVADIERVMQEGWQAQHGPALDPREFYPATSRQGDLRVRIIANRPGDHDGYTLYLTFMSAIQSAQRSIHITMAYFVPDPAFVRALADAARRKVDVVLVLPGFSDSSLVFHAGRSYYSELLDAGVKIYERRDAFLHAKTAVIDGVWSTVGSSNMDWRSFALNYELNAVILGPRFAQQMETLFADDVARAQRVDSAAWSDRGIKERFMESIGRMFERWL encoded by the coding sequence ATGAAACCATTATGGCGGGCCTTTGCGCTCGCGGTATTCACTTGCGCTCTCGCGGCCTGTGCCACGGTCCCAGATACCTCCGCTGGCACGATGCCGCGCAGCCAGATTCGCACGGCGACGGATTCCGGTTGGCAGAGTTACCAGCGCAGCCAGGATGTCATCAAGAAGCTCGATGCCGCCGGCACGCCCAGCTCGCCGGTCGTGCCCGACTCCGGAGATATCGATCCCACCACCGCTGGCTTTCTGCAGCGGCATCTGCAGGTGGAAGACGCGATCAGCGGATCGCCCATGGAGGCAGGCAACCGCGTGGACCTGCTGACGGACGGGCCGACCACCTATCACGCCATGCTGCAGGCCATCCGCGGTGCACGCCAGTACATTCATATGGAAAGTTATATCTTCGACGATGACGAGGCGGGCCGGACATTCGCCGATGCGCTTATCGCGAAGCGCAGCCAGGGCGTACCGGTCGCGCTCATGGTCGATGGCGTGGGAACGCTGAATACGCCCAAGGCGTTCTTCGATCGCATGCGCGATGCCGGTGTTCAGGTGGTCATTTTCAATCCCGTCAATCCGGCAAAGGCGCGCGCGGGGTGGTCGCCCAACAACCGTGATCACCGGAAGCTGCTCGTGGTCGACGGCAAGACGGGATTCCTGGGCGGGGTCAACATCAGTTCGGTATACGAGTCGTCCGCATCGAGCGGTGCGTCGTCTTCGATACTGCGGGGGAGCTCCACGGACCAGGGCAAGCCGCCCGATCCCAAGGAAGCGCCGTGGCGCGATACGCAAATCCGCGTGCAAGGGCCCGCGGTGGCGGACATCGAGCGTGTCATGCAGGAAGGCTGGCAGGCGCAGCACGGCCCGGCCCTCGACCCGCGCGAGTTCTATCCGGCGACCTCACGCCAGGGTGACTTGCGCGTGCGCATCATCGCCAACCGGCCAGGAGACCATGACGGCTATACCCTGTACCTGACCTTCATGTCGGCGATACAGAGCGCGCAGCGCTCCATTCATATCACCATGGCTTACTTCGTGCCCGATCCCGCCTTCGTGCGGGCACTCGCGGATGCGGCCAGACGCAAGGTGGACGTGGTGTTGGTGCTGCCCGGGTTCAGCGATTCTTCACTGGTATTTCATGCGGGCCGATCCTACTACTCCGAGCTGCTGGACGCCGGCGTGAAGATCTATGAGCGCCGCGATGCCTTCCTGCACGCCAAGACCGCCGTGATCGACGGGGTATGGTCCACGGTGGGCTCGAGCAATATGGACTGGCGCAGTTTTGCGCTGAACTACGAGTTGAATGCGGTCATTCTTGGGCCGCGCTTCGCGCAGCAGATGGAAACCCTGTTTGCCGACGATGTGGCGCGCGCCCAGCGCGTCGATTCCGCAGCATGGTCGGACCGCGGCATCAAGGAAAGATTCATGGAATCGATCGGCCGGATGTTCGAACGCTGGCTATGA
- a CDS encoding RNA polymerase factor sigma-54 has translation MAHQATYELRARQQTSLTPRLQQSVKLLQMSALEFTREIEQALATNPFLEEGEDESAPAETGASTAPSAEATLNESLSGAADLQGPALTEAPPEVVVELPELPDIQSEYSGDYPAARVSGDGDSDVGQWARSTEDLRDRLCGELCSYRLAPRDRLMAEYIIEGLDEEGYLRTELTELAGDGVFDPPPDPAEWEVALKLVQQLDTPGLGARNLAECLKLQLMAMDEDTPGRSLAMHIVEHELERLGKHDFSGLVRACQCSDDAMREACALIRRLDPRPGLRYSQADSSYVVPDVVVQKFNNQWIVTPNRAAMPRARLHRAYADLFRNARYSDRSPMAQELQEARWLIRNVEQRYSTIQRVAEAIVLRQQTFFEYGEIALRPLMLREIADELEIHESTVSRATSNKYMATPRGIFEFKHFFSRELYTDTGGSCSAAAVRALIKEMIDGEDASTPLSDVDLAHLLGQQGVVVARRTVSKYRGQLKYPPADMRRQY, from the coding sequence TTGGCACATCAAGCCACGTACGAACTCAGGGCGCGTCAGCAGACCAGCCTGACGCCGCGGCTCCAGCAGTCGGTGAAACTGCTGCAGATGTCCGCGCTGGAATTCACCCGCGAAATCGAGCAAGCGCTCGCGACCAATCCATTCCTGGAGGAAGGCGAAGACGAATCGGCGCCCGCGGAGACCGGCGCTTCGACGGCGCCCTCGGCGGAGGCGACCCTGAATGAAAGCTTGTCCGGGGCCGCGGACCTGCAAGGCCCGGCGCTCACGGAGGCTCCGCCCGAAGTAGTCGTGGAGCTGCCTGAACTGCCGGATATCCAGTCGGAATATTCCGGTGATTACCCGGCCGCGAGGGTGTCCGGCGACGGCGACAGCGACGTCGGCCAATGGGCGCGCAGCACCGAAGACCTGCGCGACCGGCTGTGTGGCGAGCTATGCAGCTACCGCCTGGCGCCGCGCGACCGCCTGATGGCCGAATACATCATCGAAGGCCTCGACGAGGAAGGCTACCTGCGCACCGAACTGACCGAACTGGCCGGAGACGGCGTGTTCGACCCGCCGCCCGATCCCGCGGAATGGGAGGTCGCCTTGAAGCTGGTCCAGCAGTTGGACACGCCCGGCCTGGGCGCACGCAATCTGGCGGAATGCCTGAAGTTGCAACTCATGGCGATGGATGAGGACACCCCAGGCCGCAGCCTGGCCATGCACATCGTCGAACATGAACTGGAACGCCTGGGCAAGCACGACTTCTCCGGGCTGGTGCGCGCCTGCCAATGCAGCGACGACGCGATGCGCGAGGCCTGCGCGCTGATTCGCCGTCTGGACCCTCGCCCCGGACTGCGCTATTCCCAGGCGGATTCCAGCTACGTGGTACCCGATGTCGTCGTGCAGAAGTTCAACAATCAGTGGATCGTCACGCCGAACCGCGCCGCCATGCCGCGGGCGCGCCTGCATCGGGCCTATGCCGACCTTTTCCGCAACGCGCGCTACAGCGACCGCTCGCCGATGGCACAGGAACTACAGGAAGCACGCTGGCTGATTCGCAACGTGGAGCAGCGCTACAGCACCATCCAACGCGTGGCGGAAGCCATCGTTCTGCGCCAGCAGACATTCTTCGAATACGGCGAAATTGCCCTGCGCCCGCTTATGTTGCGCGAGATCGCCGACGAGCTGGAAATTCACGAGTCCACGGTATCGCGGGCCACCAGCAACAAGTACATGGCGACGCCGCGCGGCATATTCGAGTTCAAGCATTTCTTCTCCCGCGAACTCTATACCGACACGGGCGGCAGCTGCTCGGCCGCCGCCGTACGGGCATTGATCAAGGAAATGATTGACGGCGAAGACGCCTCGACACCTTTGTCGGACGTCGATCTGGCGCACCTGCTAGGCCAACAGGGCGTCGTCGTGGCCCGCCGCACAGTGTCGAAATACCGCGGACAGCTGAAGTACCCACCCGCAGATATGCGGCGGCAGTACTGA
- a CDS encoding DUF883 family protein, with the protein MNSNSHSEQLLASKEKVSASLRELMAGTEELLRSTASYTGEEVERARQRLKSQLENARSMAGSWESTAAERYRYVADATDEYVHENAWKSIGIAALVGLLLGACLSSGGDRR; encoded by the coding sequence ATGAACTCGAATTCCCATAGCGAACAACTTCTGGCAAGCAAGGAAAAAGTCTCGGCCAGCCTGCGGGAATTGATGGCAGGCACCGAAGAACTGCTCCGCTCCACGGCCTCTTATACCGGTGAAGAAGTCGAGCGCGCGCGCCAGCGCCTGAAGAGCCAGCTCGAGAACGCCCGCAGCATGGCGGGCTCATGGGAAAGCACCGCGGCGGAACGCTATCGCTATGTGGCGGATGCGACGGACGAGTACGTGCACGAGAATGCCTGGAAGTCAATCGGCATCGCCGCGCTCGTGGGCCTGTTGCTGGGTGCCTGCTTGTCCTCGGGCGGCGACCGCCGCTAG
- a CDS encoding sigma-54 interaction domain-containing protein — MRRLAEQIDKVAGTDASVLVVGESGTGKELVARAIHGGSDRADQPFVPVNCGAIPATLIEAELFGHEKGSFTGAIAQNIGYFEHASGGTLFLDEVTEMPLDMQVQLLRVLETGTFHRVGGLQPVRVNVRIVAATNRDPYTAVNEGRFREDLLYRLAVVPLRVPPLRERLEDVPYLAQRFLDSFNAAEGTNKTFSKRALETLLAYDWPGNVRELKNTIHRAYILADNVVEIAGPALSRRQPKAQVAQGTLKMSVGTSLLQAQRELILATLAHHQGDKRLTARTLGISLKTLYNRLGTYDASAGSHTG; from the coding sequence ATGCGCCGTCTGGCTGAGCAGATCGACAAAGTAGCCGGTACCGATGCCAGCGTTCTGGTCGTGGGCGAAAGCGGTACCGGGAAGGAGCTGGTGGCGCGCGCCATACACGGCGGCAGCGACCGCGCCGACCAACCTTTCGTCCCCGTCAACTGCGGCGCCATCCCGGCCACCTTGATCGAGGCCGAACTGTTCGGCCACGAGAAAGGCAGCTTTACCGGCGCCATCGCCCAGAATATCGGCTACTTCGAGCATGCCAGCGGCGGCACGCTGTTCCTGGACGAGGTAACCGAGATGCCGCTGGACATGCAGGTGCAGCTGTTGCGCGTCCTGGAGACCGGCACGTTTCATCGGGTGGGCGGACTACAGCCGGTGCGCGTCAATGTGCGCATCGTCGCGGCGACGAATCGTGACCCGTATACCGCCGTCAACGAAGGCCGGTTCCGCGAGGACCTGCTCTACCGGCTGGCGGTCGTGCCGCTCCGCGTGCCGCCGCTGCGTGAGCGGCTGGAGGACGTACCGTACCTGGCGCAACGCTTCCTGGACAGCTTCAACGCTGCGGAAGGCACCAACAAGACCTTCTCGAAGCGGGCCCTGGAAACGCTCCTGGCCTACGACTGGCCCGGCAATGTCCGCGAACTGAAGAACACCATACACCGGGCCTACATCCTTGCCGACAATGTAGTGGAAATCGCGGGGCCGGCGCTGTCGCGCCGCCAACCCAAGGCGCAGGTCGCCCAGGGCACCCTGAAGATGTCCGTGGGGACGTCCCTGCTGCAGGCGCAGCGGGAGCTGATCCTGGCCACGCTGGCGCATCACCAGGGCGACAAGCGCCTTACCGCCCGCACCTTGGGCATCAGCCTGAAGACGCTATACAACCGGCTCGGCACCTACGACGCCTCGGCCGGTTCCCACACAGGATAA
- a CDS encoding PRC-barrel domain-containing protein, which yields MDHGRDTAGPARVAAAGSPAETRIVGSGKKSGTGPGPEIMAAATLEGNDVLNLSGEKLGVLQDIMIDVPAGRIAYAVLARGGVMGIGDKLFAVPWSALTLDTDRKCFLLDIDLERLRNAAGFDKDNWPRMADPAWAAAIHEYYGQPPYWS from the coding sequence ATGGACCATGGCCGTGATACCGCCGGCCCGGCACGGGTTGCCGCGGCCGGCTCCCCCGCCGAAACGCGCATCGTGGGGTCGGGAAAGAAGTCCGGCACGGGGCCGGGGCCCGAGATCATGGCCGCGGCCACGCTGGAAGGCAACGACGTGCTCAACCTGTCCGGGGAGAAACTGGGGGTGCTGCAGGACATCATGATCGACGTTCCGGCGGGGCGTATCGCCTATGCTGTCCTGGCCCGCGGCGGCGTCATGGGGATAGGCGACAAGCTCTTCGCGGTGCCGTGGAGCGCGCTTACGCTGGACACCGACCGCAAATGCTTTCTGCTCGATATCGATCTGGAGCGGCTGCGCAACGCCGCGGGATTCGACAAGGACAACTGGCCTCGCATGGCGGACCCCGCATGGGCCGCGGCCATCCATGAATACTACGGGCAGCCGCCGTACTGGTCCTGA
- a CDS encoding MatE family transporter, translating to MATRYNPDADLMGNGLPGHGNRALGPSDSSDSASDLGPDTPDTDSDASGTGERADVEGDSDDIIGDDVAPDRIVDEDQAGLAHTRPDPTRNGG from the coding sequence ATGGCAACACGCTACAACCCTGACGCCGATCTCATGGGTAATGGGCTGCCCGGCCACGGCAACCGTGCGCTAGGCCCCAGCGATTCCTCGGACTCGGCCAGCGATCTCGGCCCCGATACGCCGGACACCGACAGCGATGCCAGCGGCACCGGCGAACGAGCGGACGTCGAAGGCGATTCGGACGACATCATCGGCGACGACGTCGCGCCCGACCGCATCGTGGATGAAGACCAGGCGGGGCTGGCGCACACGCGCCCGGACCCGACCCGCAACGGTGGCTAA
- a CDS encoding sigma-54-dependent transcriptional regulator, translating into MPHVLIVDDESPVRTALAEIVKDEGFTVAQASDLREAKIQILRQSPDLVLSDLQLPDGSGLDIFQALSSPNVDVVFITGHASVESAVDALRLGAIDYLLKPVNIQRLKMVLGRMPRNADLSPWGGPFEDEDRFGKMLGRSQPMKQLYRQIAKVAPTEATVFLMGDSGTGKELAAQAIHELSGRRKGPFLPVNCGAISPNLIESEMFGHERGSFTGADRQHKGYFERAAGGTLFLDEITEMPIDLQVKLLRVLETGLFMRVGTNREIASDVRVVAATNRNPEEAVAEGKLREDLYHRLNVFPVELPPLRERGDDVILIAQRYLDMLNKERGADKKFAVDTLESLRNHTWPGNVRELKNYVHRAFILADDNEIRAGVVPLQMSPEKTATGSQITVPVGVPLADADRRLIFATLEQCGGVKKHAAEILGISLKTLYNRLEEYAAAGHFPKVNGDGGAKPESAGRAAK; encoded by the coding sequence ATGCCACATGTTTTGATCGTCGATGACGAATCTCCAGTGCGAACCGCGCTGGCCGAGATCGTCAAGGACGAAGGGTTTACCGTTGCCCAAGCCAGCGACTTGCGCGAGGCGAAGATCCAGATTCTTCGTCAATCGCCGGACCTGGTTTTGTCCGACCTGCAGCTACCGGATGGAAGTGGCCTGGACATCTTCCAGGCATTGAGTTCACCGAACGTCGACGTCGTGTTCATTACCGGCCACGCCAGCGTCGAGAGCGCGGTGGATGCGTTGCGCCTTGGCGCCATCGATTATCTGCTCAAGCCCGTCAATATCCAGCGCCTGAAGATGGTGCTCGGGCGCATGCCGCGCAATGCCGACCTGTCGCCGTGGGGCGGGCCATTCGAGGACGAGGACCGCTTCGGCAAGATGCTCGGGCGCTCGCAGCCCATGAAGCAGCTGTATCGCCAGATCGCCAAGGTTGCGCCGACGGAAGCCACCGTCTTTCTCATGGGTGACAGCGGCACGGGCAAGGAGCTTGCCGCGCAAGCCATTCACGAATTGAGCGGGCGGCGCAAGGGCCCCTTCCTGCCGGTCAATTGCGGCGCCATTTCGCCCAACCTGATCGAAAGCGAGATGTTCGGCCACGAGCGTGGGAGCTTTACCGGCGCGGACCGACAGCACAAGGGCTACTTCGAACGCGCGGCGGGCGGCACGCTGTTCCTGGACGAAATCACCGAAATGCCCATCGACCTGCAGGTGAAGTTGCTGCGCGTGCTGGAGACGGGGCTATTCATGCGCGTCGGGACCAACCGCGAGATCGCCAGCGACGTACGCGTCGTGGCGGCAACCAACCGCAATCCGGAAGAGGCCGTCGCCGAAGGCAAGTTGCGCGAGGACCTCTATCACCGGCTGAACGTGTTTCCCGTGGAGCTGCCGCCGCTGCGTGAGCGCGGGGACGACGTGATCCTCATCGCGCAGCGCTATCTGGACATGCTGAACAAGGAACGCGGCGCGGACAAGAAGTTCGCCGTCGATACGCTGGAGAGCCTGCGCAATCACACCTGGCCGGGTAATGTGCGCGAACTGAAGAACTACGTCCATCGCGCCTTCATCCTGGCTGACGACAATGAAATCCGTGCCGGCGTGGTGCCCTTGCAGATGTCTCCCGAAAAGACCGCGACGGGTTCGCAGATCACGGTGCCGGTGGGCGTGCCCCTGGCCGACGCGGATCGGCGATTGATCTTCGCGACGCTGGAGCAATGCGGTGGGGTCAAGAAGCACGCCGCCGAAATCCTCGGCATCAGCCTGAAGACGCTTTACAACCGCCTGGAAGAGTACGCGGCCGCGGGGCATTTCCCCAAGGTGAACGGCGATGGCGGCGCCAAGCCGGAATCGGCCGGCCGCGCGGCAAAGTAG
- a CDS encoding FMN-binding glutamate synthase family protein — translation MSWFAIRFSTLALVLVGTVCTVTLALVSSLAWLWAAIPLAALALLGLYDLAQPHHAIRRNYPILGNLRFLFEAIRPEIRQYFLEDDTNATPFSRAQRSIVYQRAKKQVDKRPFGTQEEVYNDRYEWMNHSLAPTHVADSDFRVTIGGPHCKQPYSMSALNISAMSFGALSGNAITALNEGARIGNFAHDTGEGGISPYHRKPGGALVWNIGSGYFGCRDEQGNFSPEAFARNARNPQVKMIEIKLSQGAKPGHGGILPGAKVTPEIAETRGVAPWKDCNSPAGHSAFDTPIGLMRFVARLRELSEGKPVGFKFCVGHPWEWFAIVKAMLETGITPDFIVVDGAEGGTGAAPPEFVDHVGTPLREGLRLVHNTLVGVNLRERIRIGASGKIITAFDMARTMALGADWCNAARGFMFAIGCIQAQSCHTDKCPTGVATQDPVRQRALVVPDKAQRVANFHENTLHALAELLGAAGLTHPGALRPHHIARRISPSEVRLLSAVFPELSPGELLEGKFRHRLFETGWTMARADSFLPTQDITSVQAIADCPPEPVPA, via the coding sequence ATGTCCTGGTTCGCGATACGGTTTTCGACATTGGCACTCGTTCTGGTGGGCACGGTTTGCACCGTCACGCTGGCGCTCGTCTCTTCGCTGGCATGGCTCTGGGCCGCGATCCCCTTGGCGGCCCTGGCATTGCTGGGCCTGTATGACCTGGCCCAGCCGCACCACGCGATACGCCGCAACTATCCCATCCTGGGCAACCTGCGCTTCCTGTTCGAAGCCATACGTCCGGAGATCCGCCAGTACTTCCTGGAAGACGATACCAACGCCACGCCGTTTTCACGGGCGCAGCGCTCCATCGTCTATCAGCGCGCCAAGAAACAGGTGGACAAGCGCCCTTTCGGTACCCAGGAAGAGGTCTATAACGACCGCTATGAATGGATGAATCATTCGCTCGCGCCGACGCACGTGGCCGACAGCGACTTCCGGGTCACCATCGGCGGCCCGCATTGCAAGCAGCCTTATTCCATGTCGGCGCTGAATATCTCGGCGATGAGCTTTGGCGCGCTGTCCGGCAACGCCATCACGGCATTGAACGAAGGCGCGCGCATCGGCAATTTCGCCCACGACACCGGCGAAGGCGGCATCAGTCCGTATCACCGCAAGCCGGGCGGCGCGCTGGTCTGGAACATTGGATCCGGCTATTTCGGCTGCCGCGACGAACAAGGCAATTTTTCGCCTGAGGCATTTGCGCGCAATGCCCGCAATCCCCAAGTGAAGATGATCGAAATCAAGCTGTCGCAGGGCGCCAAACCCGGCCATGGCGGTATCCTGCCCGGCGCCAAGGTGACGCCGGAAATCGCCGAAACGCGCGGCGTGGCACCGTGGAAGGACTGCAACTCGCCCGCCGGGCACAGCGCCTTCGACACGCCCATCGGGTTGATGCGCTTCGTGGCGCGGCTGCGCGAGCTGTCCGAAGGCAAGCCCGTGGGCTTCAAGTTTTGCGTCGGCCATCCCTGGGAATGGTTCGCCATCGTGAAGGCGATGCTCGAAACTGGGATCACGCCGGACTTCATCGTCGTCGATGGCGCCGAAGGCGGAACCGGCGCGGCGCCACCGGAATTCGTGGACCACGTGGGCACGCCGCTGCGCGAAGGCTTGCGCCTGGTGCATAACACGCTGGTCGGCGTCAATCTGCGGGAACGCATCCGTATCGGCGCATCCGGCAAGATCATCACGGCCTTCGACATGGCGCGCACCATGGCGCTGGGCGCCGACTGGTGCAACGCCGCGCGCGGCTTCATGTTCGCGATCGGCTGTATCCAGGCGCAGTCGTGCCACACGGACAAATGCCCCACCGGCGTCGCAACCCAGGACCCGGTGCGCCAGCGCGCGCTGGTTGTACCAGACAAGGCGCAGCGCGTGGCGAACTTCCATGAGAACACCCTGCATGCGCTGGCCGAGCTGCTGGGCGCGGCCGGCCTGACCCATCCCGGCGCGCTGAGGCCCCATCACATCGCGAGACGCATCTCGCCTTCGGAGGTACGGCTGCTTTCCGCGGTCTTTCCCGAACTGTCGCCTGGTGAATTGCTGGAAGGCAAGTTCCGGCACCGTCTGTTCGAGACGGGCTGGACTATGGCGCGCGCGGATTCATTCCTGCCCACGCAGGACATTACGTCCGTCCAGGCGATCGCCGACTGCCCGCCCGAGCCCGTGCCCGCCTGA
- a CDS encoding YeeE/YedE family protein, whose amino-acid sequence MSANASTLDFRPTAPGLRFNSRPFWVALLLLGVGAWYLEATVGWRQAALWITGALLGVTLYHASFGFTQAWRVFVSDRRAAGLRGQMLMLAVGVVLFFPILAQGTLFGQPVAGLVSPAGGSVLLGAFLFGVGMQLGGGCASGTLFAVGGGNTRMLVTLLFFVVGSVLGTYTFPWWSALPAIKPTSFVLAWGPLPAILSNLAVFALIAWIATRMERRRHGRIVSFASRTDRPASLWRGPWPLIWGGVALVGLNLVTLALAGRPWGITSAFALWGAKAYDAMGGDVAGWAYWVKQSKSLAAPLREDVSTVMDIGLMLGALVAACAAGKFAPVWKVPARSLAGAVAGGLLLGFGARMAYGCNIGAYFSGILSGSLHAWLWLPAAFAGSALGVQLRPIFGLAVEKSPPPSSC is encoded by the coding sequence ATGTCTGCCAACGCCTCGACCCTCGATTTCCGCCCCACGGCCCCTGGGCTGCGCTTCAATAGCCGTCCATTCTGGGTCGCCTTGCTGCTGCTGGGGGTGGGTGCCTGGTACCTGGAGGCTACCGTAGGCTGGCGACAGGCCGCCTTGTGGATCACGGGTGCCCTGCTCGGCGTCACCCTGTACCACGCGTCGTTCGGCTTCACCCAGGCATGGCGCGTATTTGTGTCCGACCGCCGCGCGGCCGGCCTGCGCGGCCAGATGCTGATGCTCGCGGTCGGCGTCGTGTTGTTCTTTCCAATCCTGGCCCAAGGCACGTTGTTCGGCCAGCCGGTGGCCGGCCTGGTATCGCCAGCCGGCGGCTCGGTACTGCTGGGCGCATTCCTGTTCGGCGTGGGCATGCAGCTGGGCGGCGGCTGCGCCTCGGGCACGCTCTTCGCGGTAGGCGGCGGCAACACACGCATGCTGGTGACCTTGTTGTTCTTCGTGGTGGGCTCGGTGCTGGGCACCTATACCTTCCCCTGGTGGTCGGCCCTGCCCGCCATCAAGCCGACGTCCTTCGTGCTGGCCTGGGGGCCTCTGCCCGCCATCCTCTCCAACTTGGCGGTGTTCGCGCTCATCGCCTGGATCGCGACCCGCATGGAGCGGCGCCGCCACGGCCGTATCGTCTCGTTCGCTTCGCGCACCGACCGCCCGGCCAGCCTGTGGCGCGGCCCGTGGCCGCTGATCTGGGGCGGCGTCGCCCTGGTGGGACTGAACCTCGTCACGCTGGCGCTGGCCGGCCGTCCCTGGGGCATTACGTCGGCTTTCGCGCTTTGGGGCGCGAAGGCTTACGACGCGATGGGCGGCGACGTGGCCGGCTGGGCTTATTGGGTCAAGCAATCCAAGTCGCTGGCCGCCCCCTTGCGAGAGGATGTCAGCACGGTCATGGACATCGGACTGATGCTTGGCGCCCTGGTCGCCGCCTGTGCCGCCGGCAAATTCGCGCCGGTCTGGAAAGTACCGGCGCGTTCCCTGGCCGGCGCCGTGGCAGGCGGCCTGCTGCTGGGATTCGGCGCCCGCATGGCCTACGGGTGCAATATCGGCGCCTATTTCAGCGGCATCCTATCGGGCAGCCTGCATGCCTGGCTGTGGCTGCCGGCGGCCTTCGCCGGCAGCGCGCTGGGCGTCCAGCTGCGTCCCATCTTTGGCCTGGCCGTGGAAAAATCCCCGCCGCCCAGCAGCTGCTGA
- a CDS encoding arsenic transporter: MLAACIFILTLAMVIIQPRGLGVGWSAAGGALLALAVGVVHVGDIAEVWHIVWNATATFIAIIITSLILDEAGFFKWCALHVARWGRGHGGRLFVLVVLLGAMVTALFANDGAALILTPIVMEVLLALGFGPAASLSFVMAAGFIADTGSLPLIVSNLVNIVSADFFNTGFARYAAVMVPVNVAAVAASLVMLTLVFRRAIPSRYDDSRLPEPRSAIRDRATFRAGWIVLALLLAGFFILEPVGIPVSAIAAVGALALLAVAGRTHIVGTRRIMRGAPWHIVVFSLGMYLVVYGLRNAGLTSQLSTFLSWCAQGGVWGGAFGAGIAAATLSSIMNNLPAVLVGALSIADATATAAAREAMIYANVIGSDLGPKITPIGSLATLLWLHVLERKGMRIGWGYYFRIGIVLTIPVLLATLAALAWRLS; this comes from the coding sequence ATGCTCGCCGCCTGCATCTTCATCCTGACCCTCGCCATGGTCATCATCCAGCCCCGTGGCCTGGGTGTCGGCTGGAGCGCCGCGGGCGGCGCCTTGCTGGCGCTCGCCGTGGGCGTCGTGCACGTCGGCGATATCGCCGAAGTGTGGCATATCGTGTGGAACGCCACGGCCACATTCATCGCCATCATCATCACCAGCCTGATCCTGGACGAAGCGGGCTTCTTCAAATGGTGCGCATTGCATGTGGCGCGATGGGGCCGAGGACATGGCGGGCGGCTGTTCGTGCTGGTGGTACTGCTGGGCGCCATGGTCACCGCGCTGTTCGCCAACGATGGCGCGGCGTTGATCCTGACGCCTATCGTCATGGAAGTGCTGCTGGCGCTCGGCTTCGGACCGGCTGCCTCCCTTTCTTTCGTCATGGCGGCGGGCTTCATCGCCGATACCGGCAGCCTGCCGCTGATCGTCTCCAATCTGGTCAATATCGTCTCGGCGGATTTCTTCAACACCGGTTTCGCGCGCTATGCCGCCGTCATGGTGCCGGTGAACGTCGCCGCCGTGGCCGCTTCCCTGGTCATGCTGACGCTCGTATTCAGGCGCGCCATCCCCAGCCGCTACGACGATAGCCGGCTGCCCGAGCCGCGCAGCGCGATACGCGACCGCGCGACCTTTCGCGCGGGGTGGATCGTGCTGGCCCTGCTGCTGGCCGGCTTTTTCATTCTGGAGCCCGTGGGCATACCGGTAAGCGCGATTGCCGCGGTAGGCGCGCTGGCGCTGCTCGCCGTGGCGGGACGCACCCACATCGTGGGCACGCGCCGCATCATGCGCGGCGCGCCGTGGCACATCGTCGTGTTCTCGCTGGGGATGTATTTGGTGGTGTATGGACTGCGCAATGCCGGCCTGACATCGCAGCTGAGTACCTTCCTGTCCTGGTGCGCGCAAGGCGGCGTGTGGGGCGGCGCGTTCGGGGCGGGCATCGCCGCGGCCACGCTGTCGTCCATCATGAACAATCTGCCGGCGGTGTTAGTGGGTGCGCTTTCGATCGCCGACGCCACGGCCACGGCTGCCGCGCGCGAGGCCATGATCTATGCCAACGTCATCGGCAGCGACCTGGGCCCCAAGATCACGCCCATCGGCAGCCTGGCGACCTTGCTGTGGCTGCATGTGCTCGAACGCAAGGGCATGCGCATCGGCTGGGGATATTACTTTCGCATCGGCATCGTGCTGACCATCCCGGTGCTGTTGGCTACCCTGGCCGCCCTGGCCTGGCGCTTGAGCTGA